Proteins encoded by one window of Venturia canescens isolate UGA chromosome 2, ASM1945775v1, whole genome shotgun sequence:
- the kek5 gene encoding leucine-rich repeat-containing protein 24: protein MKRTKETSLYLLGLVIPILILSAMAEEDWQCGPPCKCKWVSGKKTAECVRLNFTQIPNNLSSEIQILDLTGNRITYVNHDAFSRVNLVNLHKLVLRECGIKAVHTDAFNGLKIVIEIDLSGNNIKTLFPGTFVETQRLRVLLLNQNDLETLENGLFHDLGYLQKVVLSENRLDRIGEKTFRNLPGLQTLTLDGNNLTSVRLSTFDNLPKLGSLELHNNPWNCNCHLKRFRDWTIERKLYTQPTTCAQPPNLAGKMWDELSSDDFACRPKITSIGPYPRIEAGQGDVKLWCRASGIPRPQLSWVYRARIISNSTRRYNNADRGYVIHEKYDWLNLTIPDVTSADKGDYICMAKNPGGSIEKNVSLSIIGESQPGGAATVSLPLALGLGVTFLLLILVTVILCVWYCRKRTPRNDEKNPEAASLEHHGLGEQEKSLITAINPVVKPPRRYEAPSVTSHGTEMTELNRTLLDNDSVFAEGPGSVVVGGVVGGTIEDDNERRGSPELDNGTMSRGVSYRQYPPDLLAFSGGRGSSPTSQASTAPDSSRLSNNQMGGHQQQGGMNFGSASGGQYPVGFKTLPHNRTGSVSSGHYSTGVPVLPRHGYVTIPRRPRAPSWSSGPPTSPTSLQAVEAGLEPVYDNLGTRTTAAGSSIRSLNKSPEPGALSIMRGRPLPGTPTNSHYNPIQRSTPNIIAGSPLDRSAPEGAPEWPIKQMPEQMDNHPIIENGTLGRKVPPRPPPKPKKRSPNGPLYEDEGEDGTEV from the exons ATgaaacgaacgaaagaaaCGTCGTTGTATCTGCTGGGTCTGGTGATACCGATCCTGATACTATCAGCGATGGCCGAAGAAGATTGGCAGTGCGGTCCTCCGTGCAAATGTAAATGGGTATCGGGTAAAAAGACTGCGGAATGCGTGCGCTTGAATTTCACTCAAATACCAAACAATTTGTCGTCGGAGATACAGATATTGGATCTGACGGGTAACCGAATAACTTACGTGAATCACGATGCGTTCAGCCGAGTTAATTTGGTAAACCTTCACAAATTAGTGCTACGGGAGTGTGGTATAAAGGCGGTGCACACGGACGCGTTTAACGGTCTAAAAATCGTGATAGAGATCGATCTTTCGGGTAACAACATAAAGACACTGTTTCCCGGTACGTTTGTCGAGACACAGCGGCTACGTGTGTTGTTACTCAATCAAAACGATTtggaaacattggagaacggTCTTTTTCATGATCTCGGTTACCTGCAGAAAGTCGTCTTGTCAGAAAATCGCTTGGATCGAATcggtgaaaaaacatttagaaatttgccGGGCTTGCAAACTCTCACGCTGGACGGTAACAATTTGACTAGCGTTAGATTATCAACATTCGACAATTTGCCGAAATTGGGCAGCCTGGAGTTGCACAATAATCCGTGGAATTGTAATTGTCACCTGAAAAGATTTCGCGATTGGACGATCGAGCGTAAACTCTACACGCAACCGACGACTTGCGCCCAACCGCCCAATTTAGCTGGTAAAATGTGGGACGAATTGAGCAGCGATGACTTCGCATGTCGACCAAAAATCACCTCGATCGGCCCGTATCCGAGAATCGAGGCTGGACAAGGTGACGTTAAACTCTGGTGTCGAGCTTCGGGAATTCCAAGGCCGCAATTGTCCTGGGTTTATAGGGCAAGAATAATAAGCAATTCAACGAGACGTTACAACAACGCCGATCGGGGCTACGTTATCCACGAGAAATACGATTGGCTCAATCTGACGATACCCGATGTGACATCAGCGGACAAAGGGGATTACATCTGCATGGCCAAAAATCCGGGTGGTAGCATCGAGAAAAATGTCAGCCTTTCCATCATCGGCGAGAGTCAACCCGGTGGAGCGGCGACCGTCAGTCTGCCCCTCGCTCTCGGCCTCGGTGTCACATTTTTGTTGCTCATCCTCGTAACCGTTATACTTTGCGTTTGGTATTGTCGCAAGCGTACACCGAGAAACGACGAGAAAAATCCCGAAGCCGCTTCGCTGGAGCATCACGGACTCGGGGAACAAGAAAAATCACTCATCACCGCTATTAATCCGGTAGTGAAACCACCGAGAAGATACGAGGCACCCTCGGTCACTTCCCACGGCACCGAAATGACCGAGCTCAACAGAACTCTTCTCGACAACGATTCCGTTTTCG CTGAGGGGCCCGGAAGTGTAGTCGTCGGCGGTGTGGTTGGTGGAACAATTGAGGATGATAATGAGAGACGCGGAAGCCCGGAGCTTGATAACGGGACAATGTCACGCGGAGTGAGTTACCGTCAATATCCCCCGGATCTGTTGGCGTTCTCGGGTGGTCGGGGTTCGTCACCGACGAGTCAGGCCTCCACGGCACCGGACAGTTCAAGATTGTCAAACAATCAAATGGGAGGACATCAGCAACAAGGAGGAATGAATTTTGGATCAGCCTCGGGTGGACAATATCCGGTTGGATTCAAGACGCTACCGCACAATCGTACCGGAAGCGTATCGTCGGGACACTACAGTACCGGAGTACCGGTCTTGCCAAGGCACGGTTACGTGACTATACCAAGACGGCCGAGAGCACCGAGCTGGAGCAGCGGACCGCCGACTTCGCCGACCTCCCTTCAAGCCGTCGAAGCCGGCCTCGAGCCCGTTTACGATAATTTAGGAACGCGAACAACCGCCGCTGGAAGTTCGATCCGTTCGTTGAACAAGAGCCCGGAACCAGGTGCATTGTCGATTATGAGAGGTCGACCACTCCCGGGAACTCCGACCAACTCCCATTACAACCCGATTCAACGCAGCACCCCGAACATTATCGCCGGTAGCCCCTTGGACAGATCAGCGCCGGAAGGCGCTCCCGAATGGCCGATCAAACAGATGCCCGAACAAATGGACAATCACCCGATCATCGAAAATGGTACGCTCGGCAGAAAAGTACCCCCGAGGCCACCCCCGAAACCCAAAAAGAGATCACCGAACGGTCCTCTCTACGAGGACGAGGGCGAGGATGGCACCGAAGTCTGA
- the LOC122405819 gene encoding LARGE xylosyl- and glucuronyltransferase 1-like isoform X1, with translation MSRSWIRCLLSVLLFSVIFYIYLLINVPSGESKSPEKPRTPDFNEPQNALNILSPFGGKSHVAADKINQNAKKCVTVHIAMVCAGYNSTMALVTVAKSLLFYRSTPLHFHLLVDEIAKRTLSTLFQTWKLSQVNVSFYAAEKWIPRVSWIPNTHYSGVYGLLKLTLPEALSSVERVLVLDTDVTFLEDVRKLWEYFEEFEEVNLVGLVENQSDWYVRTLSYGSRPWPAQGRGFNTGIMLMDLSRLRLRKFAEMWQQTTKQVLEDIPETRLADQDIINAIIKRYPSIVYILECTWNIQLSDHTLSESCYGDGQKINIIHWNSPRKQDVRNKYVEDFRKVYQTFVESDGNLLRRRLFGCDRTEISYSIDSADVCSKFVQGSSIIYRTHLFLLEYEYNVDAGEKDVALVTQCSVDRIMLLEELCKHWPGTISVALYLSDAEVENFLGFVRNSEDLKNRKNIAYHVVYKEGEFYPVNYLRNTAMSYVSTSFIFQLDIDFLPQYGLYENLMLHISNMKLSVLDKTALIVPAFETQRYRFTFPTNKQELIKYLNHGILFTFRYHVWTKGHAATNYTHWKSASQPYEVEWEPDFEPYLVISRSAPRYDQRFIGFGWNKVSYVTHLTALGYKYIVLPDTFIIHRPHAPSLDIGKFRNNPLYRRCLKKLKDTFVQELVAEYGKENASKLKIIAKDEKVPKTLRLK, from the exons ATGTCTAGGTCATGGATAAGATGTCTCCTGAGTGTTTTGTTGTTCTCAGTCATATTCTACATTTACTTGTTAATAAATG TACCCTCAGGAGAATCAAAAAGTCCTGAAAAACCTCGGACACCAGATTTTAATGAGCCACAAAATGCATTAAACATTTTATCACCCTTTGGAGGGAAATCTCATGTTGCGGCTGACAAAATTAATCAA aatgcaaaaaaatgtgtcaCCGTTCACATTGCTATGGTTTGTGCTGGATACAATTCGACCATGGCCTTGGTCACGGTTGCAAAATCATTACTCTTCTACCGCTCGACCCCgcttcattttcatttgttgGTCGATGAGATAGCCAAAAGAACTCTCAGCACGTTGTTCCAAACATGGAAATTGTCCCAAG TGAACGTGTCATTTTACGCTGCTGAAAAGTGGATCCCGAGAGTGTCATGGATCCCAAATACGCATTATTCCGGTGTATATGGGTTATTGAAATTGACACTTCCGGAAGCTTTGTCGTCAGTTGAAAGAGTATTGGTACTTGACACGGATGTAACATTTCTCGAGGACGTGAGAAAGTTGTGGGAATATTTCGAGGAATTTGAGGAGGTAAATCTGGTAGGATTGGTGGAGAATCAGAGCGATTGGTACGTCAGAACGTTGTCTTATGGTTCGCGACCTTGGCCGGCCCAAGGTCGCGGTTTCAACACCGGTATAATGCTCATGGATTTGAGCCGTTTGCGGTTACGAAAATTTGCTGAAATGTGGCAACAGACGACGAAACAAGTTTTGGAAGATATTCCGGAAACAAGGCTCGCCGATCAGGACATTATCAATGCGATCATTAAGAGATATCCTTCAATTGTTTACATCCTCGAATGTACGTGGAACATTCAGTTGAGCGATCATACcctcagcgaatcttgttacgGCGATGGACAGAAAATCAAT ATAATCCACTGGAATTCGCCGCGTAAACAGGATGTACGCAACAAGTATGTGGAAGATTTTCGAAAAGTGTATCAAACTTTTGTGGAATCTGATGGCAATCTCTTGCGCCGACGATTATTCGGTTGCGACAGAACGGAGATTAGCTACAGC ATCGATAGTGCGGATGTATGTTCAAAGTTCGTTCAGGGCTCGAGTATCATTTATCGAACCCACTTGTTCCTACTCGAATACGAGTACAACGTTGACGCTGGGGAGAAGGATGTGGCACTGGTGACGCAATGCAGCGTGGACCGAATAATGCTTTTGGAAGAATTGTGCAAACATTGGCCGGGTACAATAAGCGTTGCGTTGTATTTGAGCGACGCtgaagttgaaaattttctcggATTCGTTCGCAATTcggaagatttaaaaaatcgtaaaaatattGCGTATCATGTAGTTTACAAGGAAGGA GAGTTTTATCCTGTGAATTATTTGAGGAATACCGCAATGTCTTATGTCTCgacctcttttatttttcaactggaCATAGATTTTCTTCCGCAATATGGGCTCTACGAAAATTTAATGCTCCACATATCCAATATGAAGTTGAGTGTTTTGGACAAGACCGCTCTAATCGTACCGGCTTTCGAGACCCAACGATACAG ATTCACGTTTCCAACGAATAAGCAAGAGCTCATCAAATATTTGAACCACGGGAttctttttacttttcgtTACCACGTTTGGACGAAAGGTCACGCGGCAACAAATTATACACACTGGAAAAGCGCCAGCCAGCCTTACGAG GTTGAATGGGAACCCGATTTCGAGCCTTATCTCGTCATTTCCAGATCTGCTCCCCGCTACGATCAAAGATTCATTGGATTCGGCTGGAACAAAGTTTCCTACGTTACTCATCTGACAGCTCTGGGTTACAA GTACATCGTTTTACCGGATACATTCATTATTCACCGGCCTCATGCTCCGAGTCTCGATAtcggaaaatttcgaaataatccACTTTACCGCAG GTGcctcaaaaaattgaaagatacATTCGTTCAAGAGCTCGTGGCCGAGTACGGGAAGGAAAATGCAtccaaattgaaaataattgccAAAGACGAGAAAGTGCCAAAAACGCTACGACTGAAGTAG
- the LOC122405819 gene encoding LARGE xylosyl- and glucuronyltransferase 2-like isoform X2 → MISVNVSFYAAEKWIPRVSWIPNTHYSGVYGLLKLTLPEALSSVERVLVLDTDVTFLEDVRKLWEYFEEFEEVNLVGLVENQSDWYVRTLSYGSRPWPAQGRGFNTGIMLMDLSRLRLRKFAEMWQQTTKQVLEDIPETRLADQDIINAIIKRYPSIVYILECTWNIQLSDHTLSESCYGDGQKINIIHWNSPRKQDVRNKYVEDFRKVYQTFVESDGNLLRRRLFGCDRTEISYSIDSADVCSKFVQGSSIIYRTHLFLLEYEYNVDAGEKDVALVTQCSVDRIMLLEELCKHWPGTISVALYLSDAEVENFLGFVRNSEDLKNRKNIAYHVVYKEGEFYPVNYLRNTAMSYVSTSFIFQLDIDFLPQYGLYENLMLHISNMKLSVLDKTALIVPAFETQRYRFTFPTNKQELIKYLNHGILFTFRYHVWTKGHAATNYTHWKSASQPYEVEWEPDFEPYLVISRSAPRYDQRFIGFGWNKVSYVTHLTALGYKYIVLPDTFIIHRPHAPSLDIGKFRNNPLYRRCLKKLKDTFVQELVAEYGKENASKLKIIAKDEKVPKTLRLK, encoded by the exons ATGATTTCAGTGAACGTGTCATTTTACGCTGCTGAAAAGTGGATCCCGAGAGTGTCATGGATCCCAAATACGCATTATTCCGGTGTATATGGGTTATTGAAATTGACACTTCCGGAAGCTTTGTCGTCAGTTGAAAGAGTATTGGTACTTGACACGGATGTAACATTTCTCGAGGACGTGAGAAAGTTGTGGGAATATTTCGAGGAATTTGAGGAGGTAAATCTGGTAGGATTGGTGGAGAATCAGAGCGATTGGTACGTCAGAACGTTGTCTTATGGTTCGCGACCTTGGCCGGCCCAAGGTCGCGGTTTCAACACCGGTATAATGCTCATGGATTTGAGCCGTTTGCGGTTACGAAAATTTGCTGAAATGTGGCAACAGACGACGAAACAAGTTTTGGAAGATATTCCGGAAACAAGGCTCGCCGATCAGGACATTATCAATGCGATCATTAAGAGATATCCTTCAATTGTTTACATCCTCGAATGTACGTGGAACATTCAGTTGAGCGATCATACcctcagcgaatcttgttacgGCGATGGACAGAAAATCAAT ATAATCCACTGGAATTCGCCGCGTAAACAGGATGTACGCAACAAGTATGTGGAAGATTTTCGAAAAGTGTATCAAACTTTTGTGGAATCTGATGGCAATCTCTTGCGCCGACGATTATTCGGTTGCGACAGAACGGAGATTAGCTACAGC ATCGATAGTGCGGATGTATGTTCAAAGTTCGTTCAGGGCTCGAGTATCATTTATCGAACCCACTTGTTCCTACTCGAATACGAGTACAACGTTGACGCTGGGGAGAAGGATGTGGCACTGGTGACGCAATGCAGCGTGGACCGAATAATGCTTTTGGAAGAATTGTGCAAACATTGGCCGGGTACAATAAGCGTTGCGTTGTATTTGAGCGACGCtgaagttgaaaattttctcggATTCGTTCGCAATTcggaagatttaaaaaatcgtaaaaatattGCGTATCATGTAGTTTACAAGGAAGGA GAGTTTTATCCTGTGAATTATTTGAGGAATACCGCAATGTCTTATGTCTCgacctcttttatttttcaactggaCATAGATTTTCTTCCGCAATATGGGCTCTACGAAAATTTAATGCTCCACATATCCAATATGAAGTTGAGTGTTTTGGACAAGACCGCTCTAATCGTACCGGCTTTCGAGACCCAACGATACAG ATTCACGTTTCCAACGAATAAGCAAGAGCTCATCAAATATTTGAACCACGGGAttctttttacttttcgtTACCACGTTTGGACGAAAGGTCACGCGGCAACAAATTATACACACTGGAAAAGCGCCAGCCAGCCTTACGAG GTTGAATGGGAACCCGATTTCGAGCCTTATCTCGTCATTTCCAGATCTGCTCCCCGCTACGATCAAAGATTCATTGGATTCGGCTGGAACAAAGTTTCCTACGTTACTCATCTGACAGCTCTGGGTTACAA GTACATCGTTTTACCGGATACATTCATTATTCACCGGCCTCATGCTCCGAGTCTCGATAtcggaaaatttcgaaataatccACTTTACCGCAG GTGcctcaaaaaattgaaagatacATTCGTTCAAGAGCTCGTGGCCGAGTACGGGAAGGAAAATGCAtccaaattgaaaataattgccAAAGACGAGAAAGTGCCAAAAACGCTACGACTGAAGTAG